In Raphanus sativus cultivar WK10039 unplaced genomic scaffold, ASM80110v3 Scaffold3647, whole genome shotgun sequence, one genomic interval encodes:
- the LOC130506768 gene encoding UPF0481 protein At3g47200-like, with the protein MVLVNLHTDGQPIIINRYLLTWYLLRMRDQTRNRQSQPVLGLPGINTLGEDHGLQNQEQEREEWVISVKGKMEQAIRNGSTTSWDKLCIYRVPLHLQENDKKSYFPQTVSLGPYHHGSKHLLPMQFHKWRAVNMIMARTGHGIEIYIDAMKELEERARACYQGPIALSVNEFTEMLVLDGCFVLELFRGTVEGFQPIGYARNDPVFAMRGLMHSIQRDMVMLENQLPLFVLDRLLGLQLELGTTNQTGLVAQVAVKFFDPLMPTGEASTRLDPLNLKTWLKRSLDLLGDNGELHCLDAFRRSLLKFSYTPNPRSEEDPLPLNLVDKRQQQLVHCVTELREAGVKFKTRKTNRFWDIRFEHGCLEIPKLLIHDGTKSLFSNLIAFEQCHIDSTKDITSYIIFMDNLINSSEDVSYLHYCGIIEHWLGSDAEVADLFNRLCQEVFFDPKDSYLSKLSDEVNYYYSRKWNALKATLKHRYFNNPWAYFSFFAAVILLVLTLVQSFYAVYAYYKPPS; encoded by the exons ATGGTTTTGGTTAATCTTCACACCGATGGTCAACCAATTATCATCAACAGATACCTGTTGACCTGGTACTTGCTACGCATGAGAGATCAAACAAGAAACCGACAATCTCAACCGGTCCTTGGTTTACCGGGTATTAACACACTGGGTGAAGACCATGGCTTGCAGAACCAAGAGCAGGAAAGGGAAGAATGGGTGATTTCGGTAAAAGGTAAGATGGAGCAAGCAATAAGAAACGGTTCCACAACAAGTTGGGACAAGCTCTGTATTTATAGAGTTCCACTTCACCTGCAAGAGAACGACAAGAAGTCCTACTTCCCTCAAACCGTCTCGCTGGGTCCGTACCATCATGGCAGCAAACATCTTCTGCCCATGCAGTTTCACAAGTGGCGTGCTGTTAACATGATCATGGCACGCACCGGTCACGGCattgaaatatatattgatgCCATGAAAGAGCTTGAGGAGAGGGCTCGTGCTTGCTACCAAGGGCCAATTGCTTTAAGCGTTAATGAGTTTACAGAAATGCTTGTTCTTGATGGCTGTTTTGTTCTTGAGCTCTTCAGGGGAACTGTGGAAGGATTCCAGCCAATCGG ATATGCACGCAACGATCCTGTTTTCGCCATGCGGGGATTGATGCATTCAATTCAACGTGACATGGTTATGCTGGAAAATCAACTACCTCTCTTCGTCCTAGACCGGTTATTAGGGCTACAACTTGAACTTGGTACAACGAACCAAACCGGTTTAGTGGCACAAGTAGCCGTTAAGTTCTTTGATCCACTAATGCCAACAGGAGAGGCCTCTACCAGACTGGACCCGTTAAATCTCAAGACCTGGCTGAAAAGATCCTTGGACTTACTTGGCGACAATGGTGAGTTGCACTGTCTTGATGCTTTCCGTCGAAGCCTCCTCAAGTTTAGTTATACACCGAATCCAAGGTCTGAGGAGGATCCACTCCCCTTGAACCTGGTGGACAAGAGACAACAACAACTCGTACATTGCGTGACGGAACTAAGAGAAGCTGGTGTTAAATTCAAGACAAGGAAAACTAACCGGTTTTGGGATATCCGGTTCGAGCACGGTTGCTTAGAGATACCCAAACTACTAATCCATGACG GTACCAAATCACTCTTTTCGAATCTTATAGCTTTCGAACAATGCCATATTGACTCGACCAAGGACATAACATCGTACATAATTTTCATGGATAATCTAATAAATTCTTCTGAAGATGTTAGCTACTTGCACTACTGTGGTATTATTGAACATTGGCTAGGGAGCGATGCTGAAGTTGCGGATTTGTTCAACCGGCTATGTCAGGAAGTGTTTTTCGATCCAAAAGATAGTTATTTATCTAAACTGTCTGATGAGGTTAACTATTACTATAGTCGTAAGTGGAATGCTTTGAAGGCTACTTTAAAACACAGGTACTTCAATAACCCTTGGGCATATTTCTCATTTTTCGCTGCAGTGATTCTGCTGGTGCTCACATTAGTCCAGAGTTTTTATGCTGTTTATGCTTATTACAAGCCACCTTCTTGA